In Nymphaea colorata isolate Beijing-Zhang1983 chromosome 10, ASM883128v2, whole genome shotgun sequence, the genomic stretch GTTCAGTTCTTCAACCCTTTTGTCCACATGACACGCTGGTCAATCTTAAGAGTAAGCATCGTTCTCTCAAGTTCAATTGCCAAGTGTAAGTGTTCCAAAAAAAGAGACTTCTCGTGCAATTGAAATTTGTACGCCAAATTATTCTAAGATACGAAAAGTGGAAAGACTTTCTCAGGGCAGTCTGCCCAAGCCCATGGTCAATATAAATAATACGGTCTAGAATCAGCTAgggccaaagcaacccacataCCAACGCCCATGTGAAGTCTAATACAAATACACATATCAGTGGGAAGCTTCAATTAAAAACCTAATTTTGACTAGATTACCAACATGTATAATCTTTGAACTAGCTCTTACAACCTGTGGAGACTATTTTATAAGCACCCATATACTACTTTGGAAGAGTGTATCTTTCCCTTCCACAAAGGATTGATAACATAAGCAGATACTcgttcaattaaaaaaaaaatgtagcaaATTCTGTTTCAATGGTTTTTTTGTTCATGAACGCCTTGTACCAAATTAAGAAACCAACCCTTACAAACCTTTCCCTAGAAACTGAACACCTTGCTGAGGCCATTGTATCTCCAGAGGCCATAGCCATTGAATATGtcaaattttgctttttcttgatTAAAAGAACATAgcattttctccttttgaagGGACCTTTTTTCCCTTCACCAATTATGCTCCTAAAATAGGATTTTCTGTGATGATGCATACAGAAGGCAAGTAGTACAACCCAATTCACTAATTAAGAAGTTAGTAGAGATGAGCAATCCAAAGCACAAAAATGACTTCAACAGGGGAATGGACTTAGACCATGCAAGTTTTTTCCAATTCACTTACAGAATTGTTTGTTGTGAAACAAGCAAGGAACAATTAAGGAAGAAAACGATCTTCTCAAAATATGAGGAGGGCGAAGGAGAATATATATTCCATGACGCATGACCGGAAAAGAAAATGGGAGCGAGATGGACGAAGGCCTGTGAATTGGAGAAAAGGAGAGATTCATTTCGGACTTAATTGTAAGATCCTTCATATTTCATTCGGGTACAATTATGCATGTAAATACATAGAACAGATAAGGATTTCGTTTCTTCTTTCAGCCACGTTGTTCTGATATGCCCTATCTGACATGTTGTATTAAAGCACAGTGTCTTTCCTTTGAGAACTTGTGTTAATGGTTCTTTAtgatttgttgttttccatGCAAGTGTAAAGGGTCAGTCTCACTTCGATGAGTATCTACACACACTTCACCTTCAATTATTCCATTGCAAGAACATTCAACCAAGGACAATATACATGTCACCTTTGGGTATTTCATAACTCAGGTGCAGAattgtacttttttttaaaattttgtctcGCTAATCTATAAACATGACAAACACTATCTTTGGTCGGTGTATCTCTTTAATACGTCTAACACAATTTTGATATTGGGTAGACCAAATACTGGTATAGTTATATACAATTATAAAAAAATCGACCATGCTGATTACAAATACGTATCAACTAAAGTCTAATACCGCTTGATGTGGCAATATCAAATTTATGCACTAAGCAGGTGCAAAGTGGATAATATGCATGTTTCCCAAAGCATATAAGCATCTACACATTCTCATATCGATATACTAAATCACATAAATATGCTTGAGTAAATAAGGCATACGTCCTATAAATTAGTGATTAGCATTAAAACTTAGTGAACCAGAGAAATATACTCCAAATAGGCCTGAAATATTGCTCCAAAATTAAACTGATCAGAAGTATAAACCGATTAGAAAATTCCTCAATCTGGTTAGAAAATGCAATGAATAAGTCCATCAACCAGTCAAAAAAATGTAAGACTCGGTTTAGAACATACCGGTTAGCATTTAGGACCTCGCGGACCAAAATTGTCCTTGTTCTAAATATTTAGAACACCTTGAAAACATAGAACATGTGTTCTGGAACAGGCAAGCTATGTTCCTCCTGTATCGGTTCTATAGATACAAGAACTGATATCCAACTTACTGGGACCCAGAGCCTCATGGATCTGAGCTGTTGGATCCAAGCATGGTGGAGACCCACAAATCTTTAACAAGGCTTCAATATAGACAAGAGGATGAAGCCGGTGTAGCTGCTCAGACTACCCACGATATTGGGCGCAGGGCGCACCGGATGCATTGGTGAGCAGGGAACGGAACCTCATCAAGTGGCATATAAAAAATGTCTCATTAACTAATTACCTTCGAAACTGGTAATTATGTTTATGCGCTTAAGTGTATGATTGAtagagatttgaaaaaaatataactatTCCATCTTATGAGTTGCAAAAAAGTGAAGGGTCAGGCTGGAAGAACGCTTAATTCCAACAGTTTAATATTAACAAGTGCAATACTTGAAAGTTTCTAATTCAGAGAAAAtgctaaaaagaaagaaatctagAAAACAACACTACCGCTTACGTGTAAATTAAAGAACACAATGGTATGGTCTTGGCTTTTTCTTAGCGAGTGAGTGGAAAGGAAGGTGCCTTAATGCAAGAATACCTGTAATTTTGCTGGCTTTGTCGTTGGTGCATACCCTTCTTGGAAGAAAAGGATCGAGTAAGGGATGCAGAGGGATCAGTCAAATGCATGGCGATTTCGACTCGATCGGATGGATTGCACATATTTTACAGGCAAAACACTGCGAAAGGAATCCGAACCATTTAAAGCAGCACTAGACATTCATATGAACCGCTCGTGGTTGCAGCTCCCCACGCATgcatgcatctctctctctctctctctctctctctcatacacgcACACAAACATATAATACGCAGAATTATTATTTTTCCTCTCTAGCATTTTTGTGGCACTGTTTCCCtgattttcctttattttcctaGTTCCATCAgcattttgatttaaaattcaaGATTGCTTTACTGCATTACAGAAAATCGTGGTAGTTTTTATGGGGCAGTTCTTTCGACTCGCgagtaatttttattttcttgacaCAGTGACACTACAGTGAAAAGTAGAACTTTCTATTTTACATTGTTTAAGATTTGTATTTAATCAATGGTGTTTTTGGTTAGCATTGCTTTTCTAAATTTCAATCGGGCTCCtggtttttattactttttgtGTGATTGTAGGCTATGTTAAAAATGTCTGTTACTTGGAAGTATGTTGTTGGTTTCTTCCTGTCCAAAAATTGTGGTCTTTTGCGACAATTTTTCTAGAAAGTTGCTTTGGGCTTTTCCATCTCAACGTTGGATATAGTGAGCCTGCATGAGGCAGGATACACGtgcatcatgccaaagaattAATATTTTGAAGAGATTCATATGCATTGCCCATCTATCTCTGCACTCAAATTGCTGATTGTCTAGAGAGTGAGAGTCCTCCAAACAATCCTCAGGTTAACGAAATTTGGTGCATCGCAATGTTGCCTCAATGGGGGACTCATGATAAGTGCATCTGCCATCTGCAGTTCTTGAATGGTCTTGAACCACTAGGTTGGATGCATACCCAACCAAGTGAGCTGTCACACCAAATCAATTGACCATGGATCATAACATATGGAACACAGTGGTTTCAAAGTGCTTTATTGTTTTCCACCACCCATGGCAGAGAGAACAATAGCAGGACACGTATATGGATCCAACATAGCATCACATTAGTTAGGCCAGCTCCATTTCAACAAGTTGACGAGTCAAATTCAACTTAAGGTCAGCTCCACGACGGACAGCAATAGGCGGATGGCAAACacaggtactctctctctctctctctctctgtgtgtgtgtgtgtgtgtgtgtgagattGCTGAAGCCCTATCAGGCCTCtatttcaccaaaaaaaacGGATTTTTTTGGATTAAAACTCTGCCATCTGGCAGAAATGAGAACTGGTCGAAGCCTGTCAGCGGAAtggtctctctccctttctctctctttgtgtacTGGTTGAATAGAGacgacaaaatgaaaattcattcaaaacaaaatgtatAGTGTCACCAGTCAGTCGAGGTCCATGCAGAGAGCAAgcttttccctctctctctctctctctctctctctctctcgcatgcGTTAGGTGGCAGAGGCTGGAAGCTATACATTTGAAGCAGTGGAGGCTGGAAGGCATCTATAGCAGGGGGATGGAGGCTCCAAAAAGCGAGTTATAGTACGCCCTCATgttgcaagaaaattttcatgcacaGACCTGCAATGCTGCCACATGGTGACCAAAGGCTTTGAAATTCGATGTAAGAATGAATGTGTCAGTTAGTATATGGTCGCCATAACCAATATACCCGTCTAAATGGTAAAGAAgcactttatttttatttgtctcACCTTTGTCGTTATCATCTCATACCTCTGTCATACTCCTTTCATTGTCTCAAATGTTATAAGACATGTTTCTTCATCTTAGACATTGACCCATTTCTTTATCTCATACccctatcattatctcaaacgTTATAAGtctcattttattatttcatacccTTATCATCTCATATGCTAGAAGACTtgctttgttatttcatacatctGTTGGCATCTTTGATGCTATAAGACCCGGTTCGTTGTTTCATACCATTGTTGTTATTTTAGACACTATATGACATATTATTTGGTCTTGCTCCTTTCATTATCTCAAATACCATACGATGTATTATTTGTTCTCTGCTCCTTTCGTTGTCTCAGACGTTATAGGACACATTATTTGATCTCATCTCTTTCATTCTCGTATGAATCTCACGTTTAGATAAAACAACGTAATCTGAACTGCTTAATGATATGTTAAGAACAAACTTTCAAAACATATGGATGTTGGGAAAAAGAATGTATTTAAGATATCTGAATCAGTTCGAATAAATGCtttttttaaactaaatcaGAAGTCATTTATTAGATCCGAATgtgatccaattttttaatcggctgttacttttttttttctatgtccAACTTTTTTAAAACTGTTTAGAcgaatatctgatccaaattcaagccACTGACATCCCTCATAAAAAAGGGGGAAAGGAAAGTGGGGGCTGGACAGtagagatggaaagagaaaaccTTTGTGTGGGGCTTATAAGCATGCATGAAGAAGGGGCCATATCAATGGAATACGTATCATAGCTCATTGGTTTCGCGCAATTTCCCACCTCACGCTACATTATTGCAGCTGCCACTTTCCTCAAATCTATTCTAAAAACGGTTTGAGTGTAGCCACGgttctctttttcttgctttccgTCTGTCTATTGCCataattaaagagaaaaaggaagagccACACCTTATTTATATCATCAAGTATCAACTCAAATCCTCAATGCCGGAGGCCATGTGCTTGGACCAAACTTTATCTTAAACAATAGTTGAAAAGTGGAAGAGAAAGTGATTCCAAGCAACCAAGTGTGGTCCTTCTTCGAGTTCGGACACAGAAGTAGTTGCAGAAACGAAAAGGCTTTGGTCAATTTGGTGGCTTTTACAATAGTTTCTAGGAACACCTAGATGAAAAAATATTGATCAATTTGGCAGCATCGGCAGTTGCTAGAATAATACCTAGTCGAGAAACTTTGATTCATTTGTTGGCATCCGTAGTTGCTAAGAATTAATGCATGTGATTTGAGGAATGTCAGGGTTACTTCTAAAGGAAGTGTTTGGTTTGGATGACAACCTCATCTAACCcagttttttgaaagtttggttttataaaaaaacaggATTTTTTATCAGTTCAGGAACTTGGTTTTTTATCGATAATACGAGGAAGTTCATGTTTTGGATTCCCTTTtacaaaattagatttttgtggCAACTTGTTTTCCTCAAACCCAGATTTAATGGCatccaaacactccaaaaaccgGGTTTCTAGTTTTGGGGTATCATATAAATGCCATATATGTCTTTAGAGGGCGTTCGGATGGCACTCTCAAAAACCTTGGTCTTGTGAAAAGCAAGTACTGTGAAAACCTGGTTAAAAACCTAAATATTGTAAACTTAGTTTGGATGTTTGGATAACAGGTGAAAATTTTGGTTTACAGGCAAAAAAATAATCTTACCTGAAAAACTTGAGGGGAGGCAGATTTTTCATATCCATCATGAAAACTCGTTTTTAAGGTCATCTAAACATTCTTGAAATACTGTTTTGGGGCGAAACAAGTTTTGTAtcccaaaacttggttttaagtTGTCATACAAACACCCCTTTAGAGTTTGCCTCAATTTGGTCTCCCTTAGAAACCTGCAACAAGTGACCGTTGTAATGTCGCACCCACTGGGATATTGCACACCCTTATCATGATCTCCCAAGTCTACAAGTTTATCTAGCCTTTCAGGATAACGGTTAGCATGGTTAAAAATAGTATACATTCGGGGAGTCCTAATAAACTGTATTTTTCAGGTTAATGGTGGCGTTGTTCGAATGCAGAGATGCGGTGAGACGTTCTCGGCATccagttcttttttctttcttgtcttcAACTGGATGAAATCTACAAATATTtgatccttttcttctttgtatttaTGGTTTTCATGAAAAGTTTGAGAGAAGAACCTGGTACTAGTAGCCTGACACATGACATGCCAAGTTATATTTACTGCTTCACTGCTATTGGAACTGCAAAGCAATCTAAAAAGGTGAAGGATGGTTGTGGTTTCCTCTTGCCATCCACAATGCATTAATTCTTTTCAGctctggtttttctttttttcaaactgTGAGGAGTATAGAACAGCTCATCCTAGAGAAAGCAGCTCTGACAGGATTTCCTTTATTTTAATCGACATGGGGGTCCAAAATGAAAGCAGTAGAGCTCGCATAATTTTCATGATTAGTTATGGGCAAATTGGTTGGGAGCCACCTTACAAAAGTATAGAAAGCCTAAAAGTTGAAGGATTCCCCCTCCAGAGAAAGTTTCCCTGAGAAGAAGGGGCCATATATAATGGTGCCAAGCTCAGAAAAGAgagacgaggaggaggaggaggaggaagaggggagggAAAGAGCAGAGATCATAAAATGGGTAGCACCGCTACCATGCAGGATGGAAGTAGGTGGCTGAGCAGAAGCCAAAGAAGAGTCCCTACTGctgctgccgctgctgctgATCTCATGGCCTGCTTTCCTACGAGGGCACCTTTAATGAGGATCATGCCAAAGCCTGTCTGCAGCCCCAGCCGGCCCACGGACAATCCAAAGCGAGGTCGAGCGCCTTCAAACAGGCCTATGTTCAAGACCAAGGTCAAGACAAAGGGCAACAATGGTAGCGGCAACGCAGGCGACATGGAGGAGCCCACCTCGCCCAAGGTGACTTGTGCTGGCCAGATCCGCATCAAACCGAGGGCAAGGGCGTGCAAGAGTTGGCAGACTGTGATGGAAGAGATTGAGAGGCTGCATGCCCGCAAGCGAGGGAATCGAGGGTGGAGGACGAGGTGGATTGAACCGCTGCAGATCAAGAAGGAAATCATGCACTTCTTGGCAGCGCTTCGAGGTATCAGGTTGGACTTCAGGTGCTTTGGTGCTGTTCCTATGGTCGcttcctcatcttcttcctcttcctctgcttcagaagaagaagatgatgaagagaaagaagaaaatggtgaTGACGAAGGAGATGAGAACGAAGAGTACATAAACAGCCGAGCAGCCTTTTCTCGGTGGTCCATGATGATGCAGAGAAGCAGCAGCACCAACAGGCTTGAGGTAAAAGAAGTACagaaagaaggaagggaaaaggaATTAGAGAAAAACGATGATCAGAAAGCTGAAGATAGTGGAGCTGTTCCTCCTAAAAATGCACTTTTTCTTATGAGATGTAGATCTGCACCTGCACAAGGATGGCGATCTCGAAGTTGTGAGGAAGAGCAACGGAACAATAAGGAtcaaggaggagaaggagaggagattgtACTGGCAAGATATGCACCCGACTTTTACATGCTCTCATCTGACATTGCAAAGGAGACTTGGGTCAGGAAGTCCGATTTCCTGCACAGAAGCCGCACTCTGAAGAGATGATAACCAGGCTGCTATGGACTAGCATCCACATGGTTAGGGCAGCGGAtgattattgtttttgttttctcgCCTTCTCTCATGAGCAATCTTGCTGTACGGGCGTCCATCTTAAGGCGACGGGAAGCGTCTGCTTCCTTTTTACAGTTGGGGAGGAGCTAATCCAGATTCTACCGTCGACGCATAAAAGCGGTCAGGTCAACAGGAACCAGCCCGACACCCTAGACAggtttcatcatcatcaaaagaGAAGGATCATTCCGTCTTCTTTAGCTTTTGTCTGCTCctgtttatttctcttttctatgTTTTATCAATGCTTTTATGGGTTGTTTGATTGAGTGAATAGTGCTAGTAATTGGATGTGAATAGAGAAGACGCATTGATAGGTACCGAGGGGAAGGTGCCTCTGTGCCTGGGAATATGCTCTGTCACACAGCTTTTGTGTGCTTAGGAATTGGAAGCACTATAAGAAGGCCTGCTTGACACTGCTAAAAGAGTTAAAAAGAATTCGTAGTGGAACACAGCTTTGGAGAAGGGAAAAGTAATCAATGGTGTCTGACTTCCTGCCGCCAACGTGTATATCCTAGACACGAATTTGCTTTCTGTAATGTGTATTGAGACTGTAATTCTTCTGCCGTCCCATGGGACACTATGCAATAACATGCATCTATTATTATTCCCCTTCTTCACCCCATTTTGAACAAACATGCATCTCTCTATCTCACTTTTTGACACAAACAATTATACACGCCAGTTTCACACGCACACGCATATGCATGCCAACATCAGCTAATCCAGTCGAAAAGAAGTGATTGAAAATTAAGCTAATTTAGCTGCCGGGGCTAAGCCAAGTCCAGCTAGGTAAGATACTAGTAGGGCGTTCACCTGGCTCAATTACTGTGGGCTTGTTTGATGGTAAGTAATTCTGTCACTGCTTTTTATTATGCATCTTAACATTTTCCGAACACATTAGCTGCATTTCTTTTGGCATAACAATTCCTAACCCTTTTACCAAGAATTGTTTTCCCAAGGTTTAGTTAATTTAAGTCCATTCTATTTCCACAACATACGGCATAAGAGTAATTTAGCAATGAACTTGCTGTTTTAATGATCTAATTATCATATCCATGTTTCTTTTGCCATCAGAATTATCAAATTTCAGCCTCAATTCTCACCATCTCCCCTGGACATTTCCCCAAACCATGCAGCAATGCCCAAACTCCACAGACCGTCGTATTTCTACCTGTTGGTcggtttattttttcttcagcTGTGCGCAGCTCTACAGTAACGGCAGTGTGAGTGCACAAAAGTTCCTTCCAACACACAATTTGCATATTAAGATTACCACTAATAGTCTTTCTGACCACGAAGTTCGAagctctgtttctttctttttttttcttcagcaGTGCGCAGCTCCACTGTAGCGGCAGTGTGAGTGCACAAGAGATCCTTCCAACAAACAATTTGCATATTAAGATTATCACTAATAGACTTTCTGACCATGAAGTTCGAAGCTCCATAGTACACGGCCTTTTCTGCTTGTAGCTCATTGCCACAAATcctgagccaaaaaaaaaaaaaaaaaaacgttgaaTGAAAATTATCGATTACAATAGACAAGCCCGACATTGGCTTCAGACATAGTAGCACCGAAGCTTCTTCGAGTTAACAGTTACAGCAAAAAGCGGAGCAGTATGCTTCTCACGTATCCTTCTTCTCTCCTGAAGCAGGAATGCATCCAACAACTCCCATATAGATCtcgttttttccctcttgtgatctgtaaacataTTTATGCAAGATAACCCTTGTACAGATCACATTACGGTGTTGCTCTCTGATTTACAGTCCGTCCAAGCTTAGCAAACCTTCTAGCCACCCCGAAGATTACTGCTTTTGTCAGAAGTCCTCTGTCAAGGCTGCACGCAAGAGCCACAGCACCACCCACTATTAAAAATTTGGGTATGTTTTCTCTCCATGGTTTTTTCACGGTTGCCACATCTGATTCTGATGGATCGATCAATTCCATAGACCTCAAGTAATCTTCATCAACTTTTGTGTTAATTTGTGCCATTTCTGCAGATCGTGACAGTGGTCCTCCTGCTTGTCTTGCAGCCTGATAAGCACGAAAACCTGGTTCAATCTTCTTGACACAGCCCCACATTCCCTGACGGACACCGAGTTTCGCAATTTCCCATGGGATACCCATGTCTTCATAATGAAACAAAAGCACCTCACATGAAGTCAATTGTCCATCCCCTCGCCTTGATTCCACtgttttatttacatattataaTAGTTGGAGTTTAGAAATGCAAAAATATGCCGTAGGACAATTAATTGGTCAAGGAACGAAAAAGAGACAAAACCAATCAGCATACCTGCTCGTATACACCAACTTGAATAGTATAAATCAACACGTCTTGGCTTGTTGTGCCTTGGCAGGGAGGGGTATGCGATGCCCTGAAACATTAAGAAACATATCTTAGCAAATTATTCAAAAGCAGAAAATACAAGAGAACAAAACGTTGCAGATCTGATATAACCAATCACTTGTAATAAATGGAGCATCACTGAAAGATCggtaaattttctaaaaagggAGATTTGCACATTGATAATGAACCCACAGCACCTGGAACAAGAGCAATGAATACCATAGttcatcttaaaatttgaaattatagcTAACAATGAAAATGGGGTTGCACATAGAATTCCCCAAGTAAGAGCATGCATACAAAATAATCTAGTAGCAAAAGAAAAtgtaatttcatatatataagttattgATACCGatagtaaaacaaaataaaagcaCATCAAGTCATGGACAAATGGTTGAAATGGCTACATTGAGATCCAACTAGTCCCGACTCCCATCCAAGCAGGAGTTAAACTAACAGAAAGAAGACTTCAGTCAGAAAACATGTTAACAGGATTCAGATATTTGTTTAGATGGTTTTAATCTTATGGAGTAATTTTCCCATTTCCTAGCCATTTTGTTTTGACCTTTGATTGATTAACTAATCAAAGGCAGCAGACTCCAGTATGATATATTGGCCTATTTTCTCCTAAACTATGAGATATTTCAAATAATTTGATAATGGCAAGAAACAATCCAAAACACTAAGGTACAATGACAACAAACATGACAAGCAACACAGACCCCACCAGCACTTGTCATTCAAATGAAGTTTGATCTTCTCAAGACCTGGGAACCGTACATACGTCTCAGCAATCAggttttgtttcaaaaattgatgcccagaaagaagagagaagcgCGACAGGCAAGAAATGGAAGTGAATCCTCCATGACATACAGAGGGTccatgaaaatgaaccaaacGGACCAAACACTCATACTATTCCAGCCCTAGTTGGACAGAAATAAATCAAAGCACCTCCGAGTAAGGCCACATTATTACCacatgcaaatgaaaaattgaaaccataattttttaaaatattaactcACTGAAACCAATTTCTCTTCATCTACAAAGTGCagaaaattatttcatatttaatcCCTCAGAATTATCCATCTTGATAAACCATATACAACATTGTCCATCTAAAAAGTAATCACTTTCTGTCTTCCTGCCGTCTACTAGTGTGACAGGATATGCCTTTTTGAGACAGAAATGGACAACATGCATATTACTGTTAGTGGTCCATATTCATCCTCTCTTAAAAATCAGTTCACTGGAACTCTATCAGCAGGACTGTTGAATGTTGATAAACTAGCTTTTCCTGACCCAGCCAATGGGGATGCAACTTCTTATTTTCATCATCCACACACAAAAAACTgccaacctatgtcacacggatacgggtacgggtacgggtaagcggatacggcaattttcaaaattttaggatacgcggatacggtgaattttatattctaaaaaaataaaaaggataataaaataaaaaaaaaacattaaagtaataattcactcttacaatctcataagtcataagaaagaaagtctcagattctcaaacaaaacattgttcatgaccaatcttataagtcataagaaagaaagtctcaaacaaaacaaagaatgtcgggttagtaaagtggtttggatcgggtctgacccagacccgatccaaaacgtctcctgccgtgtccaagtgtcggcatccaggtgtcggagtgtcgacaccggtacgtggcccattttgccgtgtccgtgtgacatagctgcCAACATGATTCAAATTGGTAAACTTCATTAAATTCAAACTGGCTAACTTCCAGGTGAACCATCCTagggggaaaaaaataaataagaccCATACCTAGTTGCCACATTATTCCTGAAACCAGTCTCCTAACAGATCAATCTTACAAGTCCAGTTGTCATGTTATTTATAATTCTGAATGACAAGCCTTCGGGTAATTAAAAACTGGATTCAAGGTAAGGTcttcaaaaaagagaaacacaGATCATATCCTACAGAAATCAATCTATGGCCTTTTCGGAGATCTGATGTCACTCTGCAGTGTTGCTTTTCAAATAGGTAAAAAATGTTAACCCTTCTACAGACTAAACATACAATATACTTAAATGAACCAAGATGTCTAAAAAACATTAGATGGCACGTGTGAGAAACAGTTTCACACAACAGTTGCTATCAAAGAAGCCCAAAAACTGCCCAGCCCATAGTAAGTCACTAAACTTGAATGTTTATTTAGGGCTCTCAGAACAAACAAAGAACTATGGATGTATTCACGTAACTCACACAGATTGAGCTATACATTCACGAAGAGATACACAACCCAATATTCAGCAGCAATTAAGTACTATGGCAACCTAATTGATTATTGGAGACAAAT encodes the following:
- the LOC116261877 gene encoding uncharacterized protein LOC116261877, with translation MGSTATMQDGSRWLSRSQRRVPTAAAAAADLMACFPTRAPLMRIMPKPVCSPSRPTDNPKRGRAPSNRPMFKTKVKTKGNNGSGNAGDMEEPTSPKVTCAGQIRIKPRARACKSWQTVMEEIERLHARKRGNRGWRTRWIEPLQIKKEIMHFLAALREEEDDEEKEENGDDEGDENEEYINSRAAFSRWSMMMQRSSSTNRLEVKEVQKEGREKELEKNDDQKAEDSGAVPPKNALFLMRCRSAPAQGWRSRSCEEEQRNNKDQGGEGEEIVLARYAPDFYMLSSDIAKETWVRKSDFLHRSRTLKR